The Moorena producens PAL-8-15-08-1 genomic interval TAAACATGTAGTTGCGTAGGGTGCGTTAGGGGGGTTCTAATTTTCCCGGTAGCCAGAGTTAGGTTGCTGCCCCTAACGCACCACAGTTGCGTAGGGTGCGTTAGGGGGGTTCTAATTTTCCCGGTAGCCAGAGTTAGGTTGCTGCCCGTAACGCACCACAGTTGCGTAGGGTGCGTTAGGGCGGCCCTAATTTTCCCGGTAGCCAGAGTTAGGTTGCTGCCCGTAACGCACCACAGTTGCGTAGGGTGTGTTACGGGAGCACTAATTTTCTCGGTAGCCAGAGTTAGGTTGCTGCCCGTAACGCACCACAGAGTCAAACAGCGTTAATCAGATGCACCCACAGTAAACAAGATTGGAGCAAGATATTATGACAACCATGCAGGCTGCGGTCTGGTATGGTCCAGGACGTGAGAACTTTCGCTTAGAAAAAATAGACCGACCTGAACCTAGCCCAGGGGAAGTTTTGATACAGGTTCAGAAGTGTTTCTTTTGTGCGATGCACGCACGGGCAGTATTAGTGGGACACGCCAAACATAATCCTCCAGTCATTTTTGGTAGGATGCTGGCGGGAGATGTTGTTGCTGTAGGGGAGGGTGTTACTAAACTCAAACCAGGGATGCGCGTTACCGTCAACCCAGAAAAACCCTGTGGAGAGTGTTTTTACTGTCAGCGAGGAGCATTAGGCCATTGCCTCAACCCAACTAAGTTACAACCCGGTGGCATGGCTGAGTTTGTATGCGTTCCGGCTTCCCTGGCTAGCGGAATCGTTGAGCTGCCCTCATCAATTCCCTACGAGTTTGCTGCCTTTACAGAAACACTAGCCTGTATCCTTCAGGGTATTGACTTATCTAATATTGGTTTGTCCGATTGTGTGGTAGTTATTGGTGATGGCGGTGTCGGACTGAGCTTCCTTCAGCTAGCGCGCTTGAGAGGTGCTACCAAAATTATTCTAGCTGGCAAACATGATGATTCTCTGGAACAGGCATCAGCCTTGGGTGCTGATCTTACCGTTAATGTTACCCGAGAGTCTCTCAAAGACATAGTGATGGCTAAAACCCAGGGTTATGGTGCTGATGTGGTTATTGAAGCCGTTGGCTCTGGGGAAACCTATGAAGAGGCATTAACCCTGCTCAGGTGTGGCGGTACCGCAGTTGGGTTTGGTGGAACACCTCCGGGAACAGAGTTTCGGGGCAATCCTAATTTAATTCATTATCGTTCCCTCAAGATTTATGGTAGCTATCGATATACTCCAGAGCATTTTCGTCAGGCCATAGACCTGATTTGCACAAAGAAGATTAATCTAGAACCGATTATTACTAATACTGTTCCCTTTTCAAAATTAACAACAGAAGCAGTTGATATCCACAATCAGCCGGATTGCCGAGCCTTAGTAATTGATTTTGCAGAGGGTGATTAACCTATAATTAAGTTAAGAGTTTGACAGCATTTTTGAATTTTGAATTTTGAATTTTGAATTACTTATGATATTAGCAGGTGACTTAGGCGGAACAAATTGCCGATTAGCGGTATTTGACGAGAACTTCTCTATAGTTCAAAAAAGCACTTATAAGTGTAAAGACTATCACAGTTTTGAAGATCTGGTTGGGGCTTTCGTTAAAAGCTGTGAGCATCCCATTAAAATTGCTTGTTTCGGCTTACCTGGTCCAATCCAGGAAGGTGTGTGTAAATTGACTAATTTACCTTGGGATAAAGTAGAAGCGGCTAAATTAGTTTCAGTTACCGGTGTTCCGGTTAGCTTGCTCAACGATGTAGAAGCCAATGCTTATGGCATAGAAACCCTAAAGGATGATGACTTAGTTACTCTTAATGTCGGCACTAAAATACCAGGGGGCAATCGAGCAGTAGTATCACCTGGTACTGGCTTGGGAGAAGCAGCAACCATTGAGGTGGAAGGTCGAGTTCATGCGATCGCATCTGAAGGTGGGAGTACTGACTTTGGTCCTTTAGATGAGCTTCAAGTGGGACTGATGCGTTATGTTGAGCAAGAATACAAGCGGGTTAGCTACGAGATTCTTCTAGGAGGTCCTGGCTTGGTTCGTATGTATAATTATTTGCGGGATAGCGGTCATGGCAACACCCCTGAATGGTTAGCAGAAGAAATGAGCAAAGGAGAGCCAGCCGCAGCAATTAGTAATGCAGCTCTGGCCAATAAATGTCCCCTTTGTGTGCAAGCTTTAGAGATGTTTGTCTCAATTTTGGCATCTGAAGCGGGAAATGCTGCCCTTAAGTTTTTCGCAACTGGGGGTGTTTATCTTGGTGGAGGAATTCCCCCTCGCATTCTCGATAAGCTGCGTGAACCTCTGTTTATGGAAAATTTTATTAATAAGGATAAAATGGTAGATTTGCTGAAGTCTATTCCTATCTATGTGATTCTTAATGACCAGGCCGCTTTGCAGGGTGCTGCTTGGTATGCTCATAGAAGTCTATCTTCAAGATAACTAATCTTTATTTATAGTACGTAAGTATGTTATAGCAGTTCTCACTGGATTGAGAACTGCTATACCAATTACCAATTACCGACTAACCCAATTACCAACTAAATAGTTGTAGCATCCATAACGGAAAATGGTCTTAGGTGTTTTGTTCATTAATACTTGGCTTATCAGCACCTTTGCCAGTTTTTGCTAGATATATTCCCTCTATAATCACAGCAAAACCTAGTAAGTTAAGAATACTTAAGCTTTCTGAAAATAGAATCCAGGCCAGAATAGCAGCAACTAGTGGATCGAGAAGCAATACTAAGGAAACAAAGCCTGAAGAAAAGTGCTTGAGACTGTATACTACTAAACCATGTCCCACAGCTTCGCATACAACAGCTAGGGAAATCACTGCTAACCATCCTGACCAAGAAATCGGGAAAATTTGATCGCTGAATATCAGAACCACTGGGATCATAAAAAGTGTTCCCAAAGCACAGCGCCAAATCAGTATTCCTTCTACAGAAAACTTGGTTCGTAGTTGTTCTAATAGTAAAAAGTTGACTGCATAAAATACAGAAGATGCTAAGGCAGCACTATCACCGATAAAGTTATTGGGCGACTTTATAAAATCCTCTATTTGTAGAGTAGTTGCCCCTAACAATGCAAGTGCCAGACCAATCAGGAATCTACGGTCAAAGCGCTGCTTAAATAATAACCATCCTCCTAGAGTAGCGAAAAATGGTGTTAAAGCTCCTAGTACATTACCATTAGCAACGCTAGTCTTAGTTAAAGACCAAGTCCATAGAAATCGA includes:
- a CDS encoding zinc-dependent alcohol dehydrogenase, with the protein product MTTMQAAVWYGPGRENFRLEKIDRPEPSPGEVLIQVQKCFFCAMHARAVLVGHAKHNPPVIFGRMLAGDVVAVGEGVTKLKPGMRVTVNPEKPCGECFYCQRGALGHCLNPTKLQPGGMAEFVCVPASLASGIVELPSSIPYEFAAFTETLACILQGIDLSNIGLSDCVVVIGDGGVGLSFLQLARLRGATKIILAGKHDDSLEQASALGADLTVNVTRESLKDIVMAKTQGYGADVVIEAVGSGETYEEALTLLRCGGTAVGFGGTPPGTEFRGNPNLIHYRSLKIYGSYRYTPEHFRQAIDLICTKKINLEPIITNTVPFSKLTTEAVDIHNQPDCRALVIDFAEGD
- the glk gene encoding glucokinase — encoded protein: MILAGDLGGTNCRLAVFDENFSIVQKSTYKCKDYHSFEDLVGAFVKSCEHPIKIACFGLPGPIQEGVCKLTNLPWDKVEAAKLVSVTGVPVSLLNDVEANAYGIETLKDDDLVTLNVGTKIPGGNRAVVSPGTGLGEAATIEVEGRVHAIASEGGSTDFGPLDELQVGLMRYVEQEYKRVSYEILLGGPGLVRMYNYLRDSGHGNTPEWLAEEMSKGEPAAAISNAALANKCPLCVQALEMFVSILASEAGNAALKFFATGGVYLGGGIPPRILDKLREPLFMENFINKDKMVDLLKSIPIYVILNDQAALQGAAWYAHRSLSSR
- a CDS encoding DMT family transporter, encoding MKAILTEDNREQTSSELLPILLLVIALLALSITAILIRFSLQEISANATVFNRLWIATLVFGLWNGVNQVRTQTSNQKYDAQSGYKIGDILLLVGVAISHLGGRFLWTWSLTKTSVANGNVLGALTPFFATLGGWLLFKQRFDRRFLIGLALALLGATTLQIEDFIKSPNNFIGDSAALASSVFYAVNFLLLEQLRTKFSVEGILIWRCALGTLFMIPVVLIFSDQIFPISWSGWLAVISLAVVCEAVGHGLVVYSLKHFSSGFVSLVLLLDPLVAAILAWILFSESLSILNLLGFAVIIEGIYLAKTGKGADKPSINEQNT